Part of the Cololabis saira isolate AMF1-May2022 chromosome 15, fColSai1.1, whole genome shotgun sequence genome, AAGATAAAGCTCTGAAGTGAACTTCAAAATAGGACTTTACCCAGGAGCTTTTTTGCTCCTtcctcaatttatttatttattttcatgaaTTAACTGCTTTGGGTGGAAAGGTTttttcccccaagctgttgctctgatgaactctcacaattaatagagtttcagagaaaccaatcaccttgcaataacaataatagcattaattataataactatcacattctgtaacaatgcaccttccggcaacaatcatgtctgcctcattctgctgcacctgtcacttaaaaaaaataaaaataaattgtacatatgttattttatttagagccgtcatttttctacctcatactgctgcaccttccagTTCTCTAattgtatatatacacaatacatatatacacaataAGTgcctacatttgtttatttactttactgtttgctacttttaaatctgggtacagcgaGCAAaacaaccggagtcaaattccctgttggacaatgttcaaacttggccaataaaaatgattctgattctgaaaagcTGCACTTGTAAACAATTGTTAATAACGTCACGTGCTGTATTGCACTTTTTCATATGTTTTGcatgtgggagaaaaaaaactaaacagaatTTGTCAGGAAATTTTGGGAAAAATTGTCACATTAGTACTGGAAAgtctaaaaaaaaattccctCTAAGATACAGTAAAGTCGGAGGTGCTTTTGAAAGAAAAGACCAGAGTACTGTACAAGTGTCCTATATTTGGCAATAAGTTTAAtcttttgataatgtgagattgATTCCAGTCTTGCTCTTAACCTGTAACTTTGTTGAAAATGTATGTTTATCATACATGTTTCAGGTAAAGGATTTGAGAAAAGATTGTGAAGGTGTGATGGAAGCGGTGGTGGAGGAAACAACGGTGGTGGAAACAACCGAGAAAGGGACGGATGTGGCCGTAAAGGGAGAAGCTTCCCTCAAACCAGAGTAAGTCATTTACGTTACCCTGCACACTGGTGGATGTTAGTTCAGTAACTGCAGTTAACATTGATCACCATTACTAGCCTGGTTCACCAGTCTTCATTAAGCACTTGGATTACAACAAGGTTCCTGCAGTGGAATTGGGGAGACTTTGGGAAAGGGCCTTTTAAGAGACACAAATTCTTGGAAAAGGTTGAATTGCATAGTGTTTATGGTTGTCCTTTTCTGTTTGACACACAGAATTTATCTCACACATTATCTTGCTGCACTTGTGCAAAATTTATTTTCCAACAGGTTTGCACGAAGATGCCATAACAATGTTGGTCTAATTGGTTGATGTGTGTTTTGTACTTATTGACCATGATAGAATCAGGGATTGTAAGAGACATAGTCTAGAAAATGTGGGTGGAAATTCAAACCCATTATTGAAGAAGAAAGACTTGTTCCTGTTGGACGTAACAGTTGTCTTTTATGGAAAGAAAATGATCAAGAATACCATTTCCCTGAATGAATCCAGTTTATACTTTCCTAGAGGCCAAACAGGAAAACTTCCACCTCTGgtaaatattattaaaataacTCTTGTATTTCCAGATTCTTTACCACCAAAGAGAAATTTCACAAGTATATAGACTCAGAGTGGCAGGGCTCCAAAAGAGACCAAGTCGATGAGACTACTGGGACATCTGTTGAGGAACATCaaccaaaaaaaatcaaacttgACACTGAAGATGGGAAATCAGACAGTAAACAACTTCGTGGGCAGAATAAGTCAAGGCCACACAAAAAGCCGGCCAGTTATGATGACCAACGCCTGTGTCTCTCAGTCGTGAAGGTATGAAACTTAAACCAtccttacaaaaaaaacaactacataCAATAcgattaatatattattatcatGACTTTCTCATCCATGTAGGACAAGGAATGCAGCTTTGGAGACAAGTGCCGCTTTTCCCATGATGTTGCGGAGTACATGGCCTCTAAGCTTCCTGACATCGGGGAACGCTGTTACATCTACGACACATTTGGAAAGTGTGGATATGGTCTGACCTGCCGCTTTGCCAAGGCTCACACTACGCCCGACTTCAAAACCATGGAGAAGGCAGATCTGGTCGACGCCTGCAAAGGCAGGACTGTGGTGAAGAACAACTTGGACAGGGACCTTCAGAACAGTCTGAGGAAGCGTTCGGTAGCCTTCAAAAAGTCAGAAGAGTATCTGAAAACACTTtcgaaaaacaaagacaaaaaagagcAGCACGGAAATGGTAGGTGCAGTGAAAGTGTTCCCTTAACTTTAATTTATACGTTAGTCTTAGAGCTTGTATATAGAAAGAGGTCCTAAAGGTTCATGGGTGGATTCCCTGCATACGAAGCCGTGTCTTGGCTTAAGCTGAATCTCAAAATGTGTTGTGTGAATAAATATTTACTCAAAATTTAATACaatgtgacgtcagccgtgtaTTATCTGTTAGCTTCATACGTTTGACTTTTCAGACACCAGGGATATATTTGGATTATATTATCTATGTGAATATAAGCTTTGAGCCAAATTACATTTGGTGATTATCATTCAGTTCTGTGGTTGATTCAGGTGACGCTTGTACAGATGAAGTATCTGCACATCCAAAAGGGGAAAAGCAGGATATTTCTACTGAATCCCAGGTACGAGTCTTTACTCAGTCCTTCCACTAGTCACGtcagtaatatatatatttttgttttaggaTATTATAtgcaagtattttttttaaatgtttgcacTGTGACGGTTTGCAGGGAAATCCAGATAAACAGCCTGTCGTGAAGACTATGGGCCCTTTAACTGATGAAGATGTCATCAAGTTACGCTCTTGTGAAAAGAAGCAGGTATATCTTTATCATTTTCAGCTCTTCCCTCCCAAACCCCTTGACTTTCATGgcaataaatctgtttttaatcatttttttgattaaataaatgtacaaatcaGCTCCAAGCGTGTCAGACTCACTAATAATATATTAGAATTGTGCAGGATTAACATTCATTTCTTTACATTTAAGGTCGACTTCCGAGACAAGCTCTACCTCGCTCCCTTGACGACTGTAAGTACCAAAATAAGGaaatatgtacaggactgtctcaaaaaattagaaatattgtgattttctgtaatgcaattacaaaaacaaaaatgtcatacattctggattcattacaaatcaacggaaatattgcaagcctttttattattttaatattgctgatcatggcttacagcttaagaaaactcaaatatcctatctcaaaaaatttgaatattgtgggaatcttaatcttaagatgtaagccataatcagcaatattaaaataataaaaggcttgcaatatttcagttgatttgtaatgaatccagaatgtaggacatttttgttttttttaattgcattacagaaaataaagaactttatcgcaatattctaattttctgagacagtcctgtatatttgaaATGTGTAGAAGTTGAACGTTAACTTTAAAAAATGTGGTTCAGACCTGACATGGCGTTTTGTTTCGTCAGTGTGGAAACCTGCCTTTTCGACGCGTCTGTAAGCGCTTTGGTGCAGACATCACCTGTGGGGAGATGGCCATGTGCACCAACCTGCTGCAGGGCCAGCAGTCGGAGTGGGCGCTCCTAAAGAGACACGAGAGTGAAGATATTTTTGGTGTCCAGGTGATCCGATCTTAGAtatttcactctttttttttttttttttttttcctcaacacatCAAGTAGACTTTTACAGCGTCTGTTTCTGtaagaagtttttgtgtaagaatGAAGCTGGTCCCGGTTTTGACGTCTGAATGTTGTGTTCAGGTTGAGGGATGTTTCCCCGATACGATGACGCGGTGTGCAGAGCTCATCAATCGCTACACTGAAGTTGATTTTGTGGACATCAATTCTGGATGTCCCATCGATCTTGTTTACAGGAAGGTAAATGTTAAACTGTTGTAGATTTTGTTGAAACTTTATACACACAAGCTGCAGTGTGAAATATTTCCAAATCCTtattaatacaggactgtctcagaaaattagaatattgtgatcaagttctttattttctgtaatgcaatttaaaaaaaaaaaaaaaaaaaaaaaaaagtcatacattctgaattcattacaaatcaactgaaatattgcaagccttttattattttaatattgatgattatggtttacattttaagattcccagaatattcaaattttttgagataggatatttgagttttcttaagctgtaagccatgatcagcaatattaaaataataaaaggcttaatcacaatattgtaattttctgagacagtcctgtaacatTTGGTTCATATTAATGCTCAGTTAGTTAGTTATAAACTACCATATTAAATATCAGCACAATAAGTTGCTTTCTTCCTGGTGATATAGAGCACACattaggattaaaaaaaaaaaacatacatgttgTCTTTTAGCCTATAATGAAAGtttcaagctttttttttttaagtagtccTTGAGAGTGTGTTTATTAGTAGAAGTGAACTAAAGGGACAGAAGTTGGTAATTTGTATTTGATAGTACAGTATGATGAGTCAGGATGACAGGAACTAAGAAACGTGAATATAAAACTCTTCGACAaatgatttttgtttgtttctcatTATCAGGGTGGAGGTTGTGGTTTAATGGGGCGAACCAGAAAATTTGAACAGATCGTAAAAGGAATGAATTACGTGAGTATGACTTACCTGCATTAAATTCCATGTGTGTGAGGGTTGCGTCAATGTTTTAATCATTTATaaccagttttgtgttaatgaggAAATGCAACAAGTGGTGATTCAAAGCGAATGTTAACAGTGAGAACAGTTTAGCTCTGATATTGATGGATTGTGTGtacattaatgttgaaacaggTCAAAAGTGGGTGTTTTCCTGCAGGTCCTTGATGTTCCTTTAACGGTGAAGATCCGCACCGGCGTTCAAGAGAAGTCTAACTTGGCACACAAGCTCATACCAGAGATGAAAACCTGGGATGTCTCTATGATCACTGTAAGTAGTAGCATGCAAGGGGAGATGGGTATtaaattactgtttttgttgaaaatcttattttggaaaaacattataagagaaATCACACTTAGTCTGGGTTTGAAAGCTGAAAGGTGAAATAGCCACATTCTGTGGGGATGTAACCCTTTCTTACAGTTAATCTCTATAATGTCCAGTCATAAGATGCTTTTACAAGCTCCTGTTTCAGtcatgtttagtttttttggttttttttgtccTACTTTATGGTGTCATTTTTATTGCCATAAAAATGAATCAGTTTCAATAATGGTACTGATTTTTGTTTCCTTCCAGTTGCACGGCAGGTCCAGGGAGCAGCGCTACACCAAGTCGGCTGACTGGGACTATATTGACACGTGCGCCAAGCTGGCTAGTCCTGTCCCACTTTTTGGTATGTGTATTTGTTGCCATATTAACTTTGTGTAACGTAGATAAGTTAAATACcacaatatacaggactgtcttagaaaattagaatattgtgataaagttctttattttctgtaatgcaatttaaaaaaaaaaaaaaaaaaaaaaaaaagtcatacattctggattcattataaatcaactgaaatattgcaagccttttattattttaatattgctgattatggtttacagtttaagattaagattcccagaatattcaaattttttgagataggatatttgagttttcttaagctgtaagccattatcagcaatattaaaataataaaaggcttgcaatatttcagttgatttgtaatgaatccagaacgtatgacatttttgcattacaggaaaataaaggactttatcacaatattcaaattttctgagacagtcctgtacaacgAACTCCGTGGATTCAGTGTAACGGactgtaaaaccattcaaatgttgttGGACAATGATTTACTGCGAAAGACGTAAACTTAGatgactttttgttttgtttttaggtaATGGAGACATTCTTTCTTATGAGGATGCGATGAAAGCGAGAGAGACTAGTGTTTCTGGCATCATGATTGCAAGGTTTGATTTATTTACACACTGTAAAGAAGAAACAATGGAAACATTTTACAAGTACAGCTGTAGCCAGGGATAAAAGATTGTGACACATACATTTGGAGCTCACACACAGTCAAATGTGTTACCAGTACagtgtaaaacaaaaacaaaaccctcCTTCTTATAGCGTccataatacattttaaatttatgttatttatttttttcatacatgTCAGGAAAGTAAATCCAAACAGAAACCTCATCAGAAAAACACTGAATTTTCTGCCGTTTGAGCTTCAGTTTTTGGGGTCTGCTCTGATGTCTCCAGGGGTGCTCTCATCAAGCCCTGGATCTTCACTGAGATAAAGGAAAGCAGACACTGGGACATCTCGTCCAGTGAGCGACTGGACATGCTCAAAGATTTCACTAACTTTGGCTTGGAGCACTGGGGCTCCGACACTCGGGGCGTGGAGAAAACCCGCAACTTCTTGCTGGAGTGGCTCTCCTTCATGTGCAGGTGGGCGACATCACGGTCCTCCAAATGTTACAACCTTTCTGTTGGGAGTACTGTAAGTAATATTCACAGCTCAGTAGCTTGAGTGAAATACGAGAATGTGCGTGGCATCAGATGAGCTTAGACTGCATGTCAAAATATTTGACTGCCTCGCATGCATCTCAGGTTCCACTCCCACCATGTGAGTCTTCGTAACAGGggggattttttatttatttaaacctTTTACAAAAGTCTGGTGATCCAACAAACACGATCCGGCTTTCAAACTAAATAGAAATTGAGCATTGCTCTTTTTCCCGACTTGTCTCTCTCTCTAGATATATTCCCGTGGGCCTGTTGGAGCGAGTGCCCCAGAAGATCAACGAGAGACCTCCCTACTACATGGGCCGGACCTACTTAGAGTCGCTGATGGCCAGTCAAAATGTTGCAGACTGGGTCAGGATAAGGTGAGCACAAAACTGGCTCTAGGAAATGTATCTGCAGCTAGTAGGCCGTCAGGTCAACCACGTAAATGTCTTTAGAAAGAGGATCTCGCTCCCACCTCTGGTGTGTACattcttttcactttaaaaaaaataactattTATGTTAAGCATAGGATAAAAAGTTGAACTCGGATTTCTAGGAAGTATTTTCACAATCGTTATTTTAATAGCGGGACTCTTTCCAGCGGCGCCTGTGTCGAGGAGCGCTGCGGCTGCGTCACGTGGTCGCGCTGGACCAATAACAGCGGCCACTGACGTAAACAAACCTGACGTAATCCCATGTGGATACACCTTGTCTTcccaaatatgtagaaaaatacaatataatgagctgaaaagtgcacaaaaatgactaaaaacagtgttatatgatgccacaatgaagatgaattataaactaaagtgaaataataaaaagtgcCCATAATGTGATTTCGTTTTTATCATTCTCCTTAGACATCTCTATGCAACACTATTCCATTAATGTCACGACCATGATAAGTAATATACCTAACCTCAAGTTAATATAAAACCATTATGTATAAtacatgtaaaatatatttatttgggGCTATTTCAGCATATCTTgattgaaattaaattaataacaaTCATGGCCCTGTCAGTTAAATGGATTTGATCTACTTACTTAACTACACCtacaggactatctcagaaaattagaatattgtgataaagttctttattttctgtaatgcaattttaaaaaaaaaattaaaaaaaaaataatgtcatacattctggattaattacaaatcaactgaaatattgcaagccttttattattttaatattgcatatcatggcttacagtttaagaaaactcaaatatcctatctcaaaaaatttgaatattctgggaatcttaatcttaaaccgcGCTCCTTTACACAGGCGCCGCTGGAAAGAGTCCCGCTATTAAAATAACGATTGTGAAAATACTTCCTAGAAATCCGAGTTCAACTTTTTATCCTATGCTTAacataaatagtttttttttttttaaagtgaaaagaatGTACACCCCAGAGGTGGGAGTGAGATGAAACGAAAAGGTGGGTGACCTGATGGCCTGTAGAGGCTAAATGAAagcatttctattttatttctaatataaCATGTGTGGTATCATCTTTTCAGTGAAATGGTGCTTGGACCCGTACCGaagaatttcaactttttacccAAACATAAAGCAAATTCCTACAAGtgatctctttttttccttttgagtgACTGCTAAACACACAGCATTctatactttattttatttgctatagAGGACACAATTAaggaaagatttttttgttaTAAATGATAACTATTAAAAGTAAAGTAAGTTTAATTTGTCTTACGAATACATGAGTGTTTGTGAACTTGTGATATGCATTaaagtcttatcacagaaagaTGTTGTCTTGTGCATTTCTATTATTGTAAAAGGATTGGATTTATCACTTATGTTCTTTTGAACCAGAATTTTTTTTGTATCAGTACCAGAAATAAATGGTGTAGATACATTTTGTATTACAGAATATCCATTTAAATTCCTATTtaccatattttattttaatcataTGTGTCGCTTATTGACAAGCATAAGATTAAAAATTATACAACCACCAAAATTAGCTAGTAAGAGCAGATACAGCAGTACTAACTCTTTAAAGAAACACAAGTGTGGCTTAAGACTTGATCAAGTGATGGTAATTAAAACCATGTAGAAATCTATGCTCTAATAAGGAATGGATGTGTTTTTTAAAGCAATCTGGCTTTTAGCTGGTAATAATTAACTCGAAGGTATAACTTGTATTTAGGCTACATAATAACATTTCTTGCTCGGTTAGTTGCATTTAGTTATGCATTTAATCACAAATGCAAAACCAGCTAGCAGgcaagagacacacacacacacacacacacacacacacacacacacacacacacacacacacaccacctctCTGTTGGTAAAGTCCTGATGAGCACCCCCCCCACTGTTTTGTTTGCAATAAATGTACACCTTTTGCCAAATATAattgcaaaataaaacacaagtgttgtgcaattcaaaatgttaactgtagctacagttatTAGTCTGCACATTAGACTATTAGTGACATTAAATATATAACACAATAAACCAGAGTATATCAGCAGGtgtttacttaaaggagctgtatgtaagagcaataataaaactaatcataaaatgaccccgatatgtcaacagacatttaaaaatcatgttcatttcaaatacttatgtcactgacaacatcactcaagccaggatattccagtttaaaaagaggagttgcagcccacAACTGatgttgttgtcattttttgttttgggctgaagctccaccctccacctatctcccaatcaccaagtcactattgtttctgaagctccaccctccacctatctcccaatcaccaagtcaggattgtttcggcatccgggttgccagctcggctctaattatcgcagccatggcagcctacgttcctgctgcattctgcagcctacctggcaacctctggtcggggggaggagggggagagtacacgccgctcaacaatattttgaaagtgactgcagtaccagttttggacatttcttacagacagctcctttaagtctggCAGTTTTCTGTGTCTTTTACTGCGACAGTAGAACACAACTCTGAAATGTTGGCCTTTAGTTTTGGTGTGTCACCACAAGATTTAAAGTGGCCTAGGAAACATGTCTGGAGGTGCCAAAGCAACCAGGCAGCAGGCAGGAAcatatccagacttttttgacAGGGGTGGCACCAGTGGGGCACTGACTTATACAGGGGGCATGAAGTGTGCGCACACACAGATGCATGCGCACATGcacaagcaaacacacacattttcaaggaaaaataaACCTACTAATCacaacacagaacacacaggagTGGAAACATACAAATGTGATTGAAAATGTTcatactttaaaggagcttgaggctccttttaagaaatgagactctctagcgccacccttcaccacgacggccgttgggggtactgcagccaacagtgaagccggcacgggagaacggggagaacgtgcatgcagcgtcatgtgacgtcacatccgcagcccagcgcgggaaattcgggaccgaattgcagcacattttgcagcacacagcctgttcaaggcaaaggagagatacactagagggctcattcttttaggtttggaacgcttcatctgacattattactagaaaacttaaaatgtagcctatatggatttttttcataaatcctgcctcaagctcctttaatcttggaaaaaaacaaccttccaAAACAGTCACAGTATAAAGTGTCAAAAAAGTTTCAAGTTTAATCCTCTTTGGACAAAATATTGACTTAACAAAATGTGCAAAATTTAACATGTGCAACAATGGTTGGAGGCAGTAatggggatgaggggggatggcatccctcctgaaataaaaaaggtcagaatcatcccccctgtaaaactgccatcccccctttccatcccttatgtcatttcatcaatgaatgtggttttactgctatttcaacatttagagtcatcaccagaaaaataacttatttgtccattttcatctgtttcaagtacattttcacttgaaataagtagaaaaatctgccagtgggacaagatttatcttcttattacaagcaaaaaaatcttgttccactggcagattttttctacttattttaagtgaaaatctacttgaaacaggtgaaaattgttgttttttccagtgatgagtcttgttttaagtgtaatgagatttttactaaaatgagacattttaactagaaataagacaaatattcttgttaagattttgagtttttgcagtgatccattttacttatcctgtgaaggacagagtcatattgataagttcagaaaacagtttttattgttgtgttttgatgtatttgatgtaagcccagtggatatttaaagcttacagaaggctgcatttaactgctgctatgtcattcctgcagtatttctgcaggtgttttggtcagtgctattatttgtaatatattatattatttgtaatcagcacaaattatctgtccccatatgataaaatccaccatcccccctgatttttttttacaactcgagtactggttggaGGTACTgacaatgtaaaatattttcTGTCATCAGAGAAAGCTGACCTCTCCAGAGCTTATGTGTACATACATTACTTTTAACAAATTTGCTGCCAGCAGGTGCAACTAATCAGCCTGATTGATCCCCTGCTGCGCTGACGGGAGGCTGCGTGTTTAAGtctgatttgtggttccgcgttacaccaacgcagagcctacgccgtagggtacgccgtcgatttaacgcggaaccataaatcagtctttataGCCGCGGTTGTGCAGCCGTGGCCGCTTCTCTCCGGACCCATGGCTCTCCTGCAGGCCGAGCTGCTGCTCGTCCTGAGCGGGACTGTAATGCTGCTGGtgccggtccaggtccagggatCCTGGGTGCGGATCAACCACAGTGACCTTCTCAGGTTTTACTCCACTGGCCAGTGGGGGGGACCGGACACTTTCACGGGAGGTAACACTGCTGCGAGCTGTCTGGGGATCTTTTTATaggttttatgtttgtgttcACTTAACTCTCTCCTtacttcaagaataaagtcgaaatttgcgttttttatcaacatttcaactaaTTTCAAAtaattattctcgacatttcgacttttttccccacatttcgacttttttctcgaaactgtacTTAACATTATCGACCTCGAAACCTCTATTTTTcttctgcctggccctaatactcttccgtagagacTGTCTATAGCATTTTGCaaagtatttttaatttattgtatcAGTTGCGTTGCTAATAGTTgagtttctttgcaaatgtttactatatatatatatatatatatatatatatatatatatatatatatatatatatatatactattcaAGTTCACTTAACCTCTCTCCACCTTCTGctgtcccttttctttttcattttatttttttgtaaagatgttttattgtttttttttacatttatcccACAGTGATGAAAAGTACAGAACATATGCATGACTTCAATTTGCACATTCATCCCCAAAATGTTAAAGTGCATTGTTGAGCTGAAACATTGAGTGAGTCCACCattcccacccccccacccataGGTTTACAGGATATAAAGCACACTTGAGGAGTAGTAGAACAACAGtgtaaagggggaaaaaataaaacaaaacaacaaaaaagaaaggaaaaacagttatttcatgtatttacagttaacatgattcatctgtcttgtaacataagaaatgatgagaaatcttCCTCTGTGAAGACGAGCTGACTAAAGGCTGATCaggctttaaaggtattgtgacatgaaaaacacatttttcttgatttctttttttgtgttgggtgtcttgacatcaacaacccaaaaaacaacgaacttttaacattcagtgtattgtgtgctttctgggattttccgcataactgtgcaaaaacggcgcacctggtttcgtggcggatcgttacgtaacgatccgctaaatcaccgccccctccacccagctccctgcctcctctcttctccagcgCATCATAaaggccgatttatggttccgcgttacaccgacgcagtaactacggcgtagggttacgcggcgacgcgcaccgtacgccgacgcctacggcgtaggcgtcgatttaacgcggaaccataaatcaggcttaacacggagctgtttagagcccctTTTGTtttaatcaccggaggaaaactgctaagaagacccgtggccactgactggacttaagataaggggacactttatttacatgccttttatttttgtgattgtttgctgtggactgtctgcttcgccctgctgcttttccgtgcatgcttcgcctgtcgctcccggcttaactctccgacgccgctgtgagcgtattgctcgcggggagctgcggtcccggtcctctggtcccggttggacttcatccccgggctgtagtcgccctgtctgggctgtgtgtgtcggtgtttgtggtttggtgtgcgcgcgtgtgtg contains:
- the dus3l gene encoding tRNA-dihydrouridine(47) synthase [NAD(P)(+)]-like — protein: MEAVVEETTVVETTEKGTDVAVKGEASLKPEFFTTKEKFHKYIDSEWQGSKRDQVDETTGTSVEEHQPKKIKLDTEDGKSDSKQLRGQNKSRPHKKPASYDDQRLCLSVVKDKECSFGDKCRFSHDVAEYMASKLPDIGERCYIYDTFGKCGYGLTCRFAKAHTTPDFKTMEKADLVDACKGRTVVKNNLDRDLQNSLRKRSVAFKKSEEYLKTLSKNKDKKEQHGNGDACTDEVSAHPKGEKQDISTESQGNPDKQPVVKTMGPLTDEDVIKLRSCEKKQVDFRDKLYLAPLTTCGNLPFRRVCKRFGADITCGEMAMCTNLLQGQQSEWALLKRHESEDIFGVQVEGCFPDTMTRCAELINRYTEVDFVDINSGCPIDLVYRKGGGCGLMGRTRKFEQIVKGMNYVLDVPLTVKIRTGVQEKSNLAHKLIPEMKTWDVSMITLHGRSREQRYTKSADWDYIDTCAKLASPVPLFGNGDILSYEDAMKARETSVSGIMIARGALIKPWIFTEIKESRHWDISSSERLDMLKDFTNFGLEHWGSDTRGVEKTRNFLLEWLSFMCRYIPVGLLERVPQKINERPPYYMGRTYLESLMASQNVADWVRISEMVLGPVPKNFNFLPKHKANSYK